Proteins encoded in a region of the Coleofasciculus chthonoplastes PCC 7420 genome:
- a CDS encoding type I polyketide synthase produces the protein MKFGLMFFASSEEALVGDKYSLLLESAKFADRHSFSSIWTPERHFTKFGSLYPNPAVLNAALARETRQIRLQAGSVVLPIHNPIRIAEEWAVVDNLSAGRVGLSFASGWNPNDFAFFPEKYQNRHQEMFSGIEMIRKLWRSESIQVTNGKGSQVEIRIYPTPIQPDLPIWITAASNPQTFIQAGEIGANLLTHLLDQDIDTLAEKITLYRQARAKQGHNPETGVVSIMLHTFVGQDFDAVREQVRVPYCHYLKSNFSLLKGLAQSRGSTIDPSTLSESDLDAFVNFLFEKYATARGLIGTPNTCLELLEKLDNIGVDEVACLLDFGPSKTLILDHLPSLNQLRERYNAEISAPKRSFVPTHPVQSLQSNSVTSARQNQPRSPNHDTLSDIRMRCSDRQNVQDYYQRLHQHGLQLGKAFQGIEQLWLGKAEALAQVKLDGTEINAQDSIQMNVALWETCHHVLLATLLKEGLLSNTSVLYLPMGLKTVQVYETISHEVWSYAYLSTVTDTLIEGDVRLFDQTGKLLVNISGLQLQPVEHQNYQTQDQDQYADWFYELQWQPQPLLKSSSSPIREPGSWLIFADLTGIGQALAQRLEAQGDICRLVYAAEEDAVAQEGQILLNPTEPEAMQALIEQMETLPPCRGVVHLWSLETTPPEATTLSSLDKDGTRSLTSTLHLIQALQRTNRSQLPQIWLVTQGAQRIGSEAVPPAIAQAPLWGVGRSLAMEIPQMWGGLIDLDHDVSPVNAANALFEQLWYPDQESQIALRCEQRYVPRLVPSPKQSIPKQPLSLQSDGTYLITGGLGHLGLNTARWLVENGARHIVLMGRGEASSTAQQAIRQLEALGVHVLVVKADVCNQADVVEVLEKINAYSPPLRGIFHAAGVAGFHRFSDMTPDLIQSILAAKVIGTWNLHQITLGLKLDFFVCISSITSLWGAEGLAYYAAANQFLDLIAHYRHHLHLPALTVNVGALAGGGMHYRHQGVTALREIVTQIGLKYYEPQLFLKTLESSLVRGVAQPIIVDIDWAIFKQLYEARERRTLLKEIEVKSPQPLVQPLGKLGQVLQQLKETSSSDRDEFLITYLQENVALVLKLKPSQLPSSEQNLTEIGMDSLTAMEFKNSIHQELGIDIPIVQFIGGTTIAALAAEINKQLIWVEKEGKIERRQDNQVNQTREQKSDWIEGEL, from the coding sequence ATGAAATTTGGTTTAATGTTTTTTGCCAGTAGTGAAGAGGCTCTCGTTGGGGACAAATATAGTCTGCTACTTGAAAGTGCCAAGTTTGCCGATCGCCATTCGTTCTCAAGTATTTGGACACCCGAACGACACTTTACCAAGTTTGGCAGTCTTTATCCCAATCCGGCTGTGTTAAATGCCGCCCTCGCCAGAGAAACCCGGCAGATTCGATTACAAGCCGGAAGTGTTGTTTTACCGATTCATAATCCGATTCGGATTGCCGAAGAATGGGCGGTTGTTGATAATTTATCGGCGGGTCGAGTTGGACTATCGTTCGCGTCGGGTTGGAATCCTAATGACTTTGCCTTTTTTCCGGAAAAGTATCAAAACCGTCATCAGGAAATGTTTAGCGGTATTGAGATGATCCGAAAGCTATGGCGGAGTGAATCGATTCAAGTCACCAATGGAAAGGGGAGTCAGGTCGAGATCCGGATTTATCCCACACCCATTCAACCTGACTTGCCAATATGGATTACGGCGGCGAGTAATCCTCAAACCTTTATCCAAGCCGGAGAAATTGGGGCGAATCTTTTAACTCATCTCCTTGATCAAGATATAGACACCTTAGCTGAAAAAATTACCCTTTATCGTCAGGCAAGAGCCAAACAGGGACACAATCCGGAAACGGGGGTTGTTTCAATTATGTTACATACTTTTGTGGGGCAGGACTTTGATGCAGTTCGAGAGCAAGTTCGTGTTCCTTACTGTCACTATCTAAAGTCTAATTTTAGTCTACTCAAAGGGTTAGCCCAAAGTCGGGGATCGACGATCGATCCATCGACGTTATCTGAATCAGACTTGGATGCATTTGTCAACTTTTTGTTTGAAAAATATGCCACCGCTAGAGGGTTAATCGGAACCCCCAACACCTGTCTCGAATTACTTGAAAAGCTGGACAATATTGGAGTCGATGAAGTCGCTTGTCTACTCGACTTTGGTCCAAGTAAAACTCTCATCTTAGACCATCTACCCAGTCTAAATCAGCTTCGAGAACGCTATAACGCTGAGATATCTGCGCCAAAACGCTCCTTTGTCCCAACCCATCCTGTTCAGAGTCTACAATCCAACTCCGTAACATCTGCCCGACAGAATCAACCGCGATCGCCTAATCACGACACCTTGTCAGATATACGGATGCGATGTAGCGATCGCCAAAATGTCCAAGACTACTATCAACGATTGCATCAGCATGGACTGCAGTTAGGCAAAGCTTTTCAGGGCATAGAACAGTTGTGGTTAGGCAAAGCCGAGGCACTCGCCCAAGTAAAGCTGGATGGGACAGAAATTAACGCCCAGGATTCGATCCAAATGAATGTCGCTCTCTGGGAAACCTGTCATCACGTTCTCTTGGCAACGTTACTCAAAGAAGGGCTTTTAAGTAATACTTCTGTCCTTTATCTACCCATGGGACTCAAGACTGTTCAAGTCTACGAGACAATTAGCCATGAGGTGTGGAGTTATGCCTATTTGTCAACTGTTACCGACACCCTTATTGAAGGAGATGTTCGCCTATTCGATCAAACCGGAAAACTATTAGTCAACATTTCGGGTTTACAACTCCAGCCTGTTGAACACCAGAATTATCAAACCCAGGATCAAGATCAGTATGCCGACTGGTTTTATGAATTGCAATGGCAACCCCAACCCCTGCTCAAATCATCATCGTCACCGATACGAGAACCAGGGAGCTGGCTCATTTTTGCCGATCTCACAGGCATCGGTCAAGCGCTAGCCCAACGCTTAGAGGCGCAGGGAGACATCTGTCGGCTGGTTTATGCGGCTGAAGAAGATGCCGTGGCTCAAGAGGGTCAAATTCTCCTCAATCCCACCGAGCCAGAAGCGATGCAGGCACTCATCGAACAGATGGAAACGCTCCCCCCCTGTCGAGGTGTCGTGCATCTTTGGAGTTTAGAGACAACACCCCCTGAAGCCACAACCCTCTCATCCTTAGACAAGGATGGAACCCGGTCATTAACCAGTACCCTACACTTAATTCAAGCGCTACAACGGACTAACCGCTCTCAATTGCCTCAGATTTGGTTAGTCACCCAGGGAGCGCAACGAATCGGTTCTGAAGCCGTTCCGCCCGCCATCGCTCAAGCACCCCTGTGGGGTGTGGGACGTTCCCTGGCAATGGAAATCCCCCAGATGTGGGGAGGATTGATTGATCTCGATCACGACGTTTCCCCAGTCAATGCAGCAAATGCATTGTTTGAGCAACTTTGGTATCCCGATCAAGAAAGCCAAATTGCCCTCCGGTGTGAACAACGGTATGTGCCTCGCCTTGTCCCTAGTCCTAAACAGTCAATCCCTAAACAACCCCTAAGTTTACAGTCCGATGGTACCTATCTGATTACAGGAGGCTTAGGTCATCTGGGGTTAAACACCGCCCGTTGGCTAGTTGAAAACGGAGCGCGACATATCGTGTTGATGGGACGCGGTGAGGCTTCCAGTACGGCTCAACAAGCGATCCGCCAACTCGAAGCGTTGGGGGTTCACGTCTTAGTTGTCAAAGCGGATGTCTGTAATCAAGCCGATGTTGTTGAAGTGCTAGAGAAAATTAATGCCTATTCTCCACCACTGCGGGGAATTTTTCATGCCGCTGGGGTAGCGGGATTTCACCGCTTTTCCGATATGACACCTGACTTGATCCAGTCCATCCTGGCAGCCAAAGTCATCGGAACCTGGAATTTACATCAAATAACTTTAGGACTCAAGTTAGACTTTTTTGTTTGTATTTCCTCGATTACATCATTGTGGGGCGCTGAAGGATTGGCATATTATGCAGCGGCTAACCAGTTTCTTGATCTCATTGCCCATTATCGTCATCATCTGCACTTACCCGCTTTGACCGTTAATGTAGGAGCCTTAGCCGGTGGCGGGATGCATTATCGCCATCAGGGAGTTACAGCCCTGCGGGAGATCGTGACACAAATCGGCTTGAAATACTACGAGCCTCAGCTATTCCTGAAAACTCTAGAATCTTCCTTGGTTCGAGGCGTGGCTCAACCAATCATCGTCGATATTGATTGGGCTATTTTCAAACAACTTTATGAAGCACGGGAGCGCCGCACCCTGCTCAAAGAAATTGAGGTAAAATCGCCCCAGCCGCTAGTACAACCCTTGGGCAAACTGGGGCAGGTGTTACAGCAGTTAAAGGAAACCTCGTCCAGCGATCGCGACGAGTTTTTGATCACCTACCTACAGGAAAATGTAGCCCTCGTGTTGAAACTTAAACCGTCTCAACTCCCCAGTTCTGAACAAAACTTAACTGAGATAGGGATGGATTCGCTGACAGCAATGGAATTCAAAAATTCCATTCACCAGGAATTAGGTATAGACATTCCTATCGTACAATTTATTGGGGGAACAACGATTGCCGCTTTAGCTGCTGAGATCAACAAGCAGTTAATCTGGGTAGAAAAAGAGGGAAAAATTGAGCGTCGCCAAGACAACCAAGTCAACCAAACCCGTGAACAAAAGAGTGATTGGATTGAGGGGGAACTATGA